From a region of the Apis mellifera strain DH4 linkage group LG2, Amel_HAv3.1, whole genome shotgun sequence genome:
- the Or26 gene encoding odorant receptor 26: MMNQLNEQSVLMPVSYARDYEYSIQVNRWLLKPIGAWPNLTKATRTEKLLVKLLNFICHSLIIFTVMPCIMYIFYEDESLKTRMKAIGPTSHWLMGELNYCCLLMRAKEIVYCIEHIKYDWKTVRRARDRELMIKNAKLGRFIACIAALCMHSGIMSYTVITGFKKITFQIGNDSYSMYRLPCPFYTNLLDVRFSPMNEIVFALQLLSGFISTSVTVGACGLAAVLAMHACGQFNVVMIRSDKLVKDNNEKKQDEQTLHKKLGFIVEHHLRTLSLVWYMEKVMNMICLVELVGCTMNMCILKYYFLTEKSKTILGIYAIVYASMVFNIFIFCYIAEIVTEQGKKVGEKFYMTEWYQLPHKTALGLVLIISRSSMVIKITAGKLIQISIATFAAVFKASFAYLNMIRTIAM, encoded by the exons ATGATGAATCAATTAAACGAACAATCTGTATTAATGCCTGTGTCTTATGCCCGCGATTACGAGTACAGCATTCAAGTGAATCGTTGGTTGTTAAAACCGATCGGTGCCTGGCCCAATCTCACGAAGGCCACAAGAACTGAAAAATTACTCGTCAAATTGTTAAACTTTATCTGTCATTCGCTGATTATTTTCACGGTGATGCCATGCATAATGTACATTTTCTACGAAGACGAGAGTTTGAAGACAAGAATGAAGGCAATCGGGCCGACAAGCCATTGGCTGATGGgagaattgaattattgttgTCTATTGATGAGAGCAAAGGAGATCGTCTATTGCAttgaacatataaaatatgattggaAAACAGTTCGAAGGGCTAGAGATCGAGAATTGATGATAAAGAACGCCAAACTTGGTCGTTTCATCGCGTGCATCGCCGCACTTTGCATGCATAGCGGAATTATGTCCTACACCGTGATCACAGGTTTCAAAAAGATAACATTTCAAATTGGAAATGACAGCTATTCGATGTATCGGTTACCTTGTCCATTCTATACGAACCTGTTAGATGTTAGGTTCAGTCCCATGAACGAGATCGTATTCGCTCTTCAGCTCCTCTCCGGATTCATCTCAACCTCGGTCACAGTTGGTGCTTGCGGACTGGCCGCCGTATTAGCAATGCACGCGTGTGGCCAGTTCAACGTGGTCATGATCAGGTCGGATAAGTTGGTGAAGGATAACAATGAGAAGAAACAGGATGAGCAAACGCTCCACAAGAAGCTTGGTTTTATCGTTGAGCATCATCTACGAACATTAag TCTTGTATGGTATATGGAAAAAGTTATGAATATGATTTGCTTGGTTGAATTGGTGGGATGCACAATGAATATGtgtatacttaaatattattttctcacg gaaaaatcaaagacaatatTAGGTATATACGCAATCGTATATGCATCTATggtctttaatatatttatattttgttatatagcAGAGATAGTTACAGAACAG GGCAAAAAAgtgggagaaaaattttatatgactGAATGGTATCAATTACCTCATAAAACTGCTCTCGGGTTAGTATTAATCATCTCAAGATCGAGTATGGTAATTAAAATCACTGCTGGAAAACTCATACAAATTTCTATCGCGACTTTTGCTGCT GTCTTTAAAGCATCTTTTGCGTATCTTAACATGATCCGTACAATTGCGATGTGA
- the Or27 gene encoding odorant receptor 27 — translation MMNQTAITEEIKTNSDYSLQLNRWFLKPIGAWPLFSTTTKFEKTVSLILNIICYAIVILCATPSLMQIILAEESFYLKLKTLGPVSHWFVSTVNYTALLMKSKDIRYCFEHMEADWQTIKRMEDQQTMLKNAKFGRYVAASCAIFMQGGILCFCFVTILTTETIQVGNETRVLHVLPCAVYKKLVNVEENSINIFMLCFQFVAAAIANSSTVGIFSLAAVLAAHAYGQLSVVMVWITEFVNQSRNQKKTDDFKEIGIIVERHLRVLNFITYLENIMNRIYFLELFRCTMIICIVGYYILTEWAEKNVQNLTTYFMMLLSICFNIFIICYIGEILTEQCMKIGEVVYMTDWYYLPDKTILNLILIILRSTVVVQITAGKLFNMSIYTFGDVLKTAFAYLNLLRQMT, via the exons ATGATGAACCAAACCGCGATcacagaagaaattaaaaccaACAGTGACTACAGTCTTCAGTTGAATCGATGGTTTCTAAAACCAATCGGTGCTTGGCCTTTGTTCTCTACCAccacaaaatttgaaaaaaccgtttcgttaattttaaatatcatatgttACGCGATTGTGATATTATGCGCGACTCCTAGTCtgatgcaaataattttagctgaggaaagtttttatttaaaattgaaaacactCGGTCCTGTGAGCCATTGGTTTGTTAGCACTGTTAATTATACAgctttattaatgaaaagtaAAGATATACGTTATTGTTTCGAGCATATGGAAGCTGATTGGcaaacaataaaaagaatggAGGACCAACAGACGATgctaaaaaatgcaaaatttggCCGCTATGTGGCAGCCTCGTGCGCCATCTTCATGCAAGGTGGCATTTTGTGCTTTTGCTTTGTGACTATATTGACGACGGAGACTATTCAAGTAGGTAACGAGACGAGAGTTCTTCATGTGCTACCTTGTGCTGTGTACAAAAAACTGGTAAACGTCGAGGAAAATtccatcaatatttttatgcttTGTTTCCAATTTGTGGCAGCCGCCATCGCAAATTCCAGCACAGTTGGAATTTTCAGTCTCGCGGCTGTTCTTGCCGCTCATGCATATGGCCAATTAAGTGTGGTTATGGTATGGATCACGGAATTCGTGAATCAATCgagaaaccaaaaaaaaacagatgattttaaagaaataggaATAATCGTAGAACGACATTTGAGAGTGTTGaa TTTCATAACGTATCTTGAGAATATAATGAATcggatatattttttggaattgtTTAGATGCACGATGATCATATGTATAGTcggttattatattcttacg GAATGGGcggaaaaaaatgttcaaaatttaaCCACGTATTTCATGATGCTTCTCTCGAtttgttttaacatttttattatatgttatatcggTGAAATATTGACAGAACAg TGCATGAAAATTGGTGAAGTGGTTTATATGACAGATTGGTATTATTTACCCGATAAGACAATccttaatttgattttgataatacTACGATCGACTGTCGTAGTCCAAATCACTgctggaaaattatttaatatgtccATTTATACTTTCGGTGAT gTGTTAAAAACTGCTTTTGCGTATTTAAATCTGCTACGACAAATGacgtga
- the Or30 gene encoding odorant receptor 30 isoform X2 — protein MKNQQVVITQDDYKRKTNLSIQWNRWLLTPIGAWPNLRKSRIGKCYSLLISIICYSLIGFMLVSCSIFLMVEINNIYNKLKMVGPLSFFVMTIMKYYFLLFHENDIREGIERIEWDWKNVKHQEDRNIMITYANYGRKLAFICFFFMLCAFIFYFLIQPFGGGKIVDGNLTFIQLPFPISILIADVRDSPYNEIMLSIQILTGIVMNAIRSAICSVAAVFAIHACGQMQVLMNWLNHLVEGRSDMSKKIDDRIANIVIQHDRILKFLALTERALQQISFVEFLGCTANMCLLGYYLIVEWNPKELIVSFTYIAIIASITFNIFIFCYIGELVAEQTEKVGEVAYMIEWYRIRGKKKLCCVLIIAMSNSSIKFTAGNMVELSIYTFSDYIQYLADYRVSTMEKNRSIIGHDDYERNVNLSIRWNRFLLKSLGTWPNLRESRIGKCYSVLIGIVCYGLISFMLTSSNMFLVVEVKDTYNRIKMIGPLSFFAMTLIKYYFLTFHEENIRKGIEHIEWDWKNVKHEEDKRIMIEYANYGKKLALISIFFVYSAFVFYYFVVPISVGKIRDENLTFIPLPFPSSKLIADMRQSPANEILFSVQVLSGVIIHAITATAVSIAAVFAVHACGQMQMLMNWLECLVDGRSDMNKIVDKRIAKIVVQHDRILKFLALTERALQQISFVEFLGCTMNMCLLGYYLIVEWNPKEISLSLTYISLLISFTFNIFIFCYIGDLVAEQCQKVGEMTYMIEWYRLTGKKKLCCVLIIAMSNSSIKFTAGNMVELSIYTFSD, from the exons ATGAAAAATCAGCAAGTCGTCATCACTCAGGATGACTATAAGAGGAAGACGAATTTGAGCATACAGTGGAATCGGTGGCTGTTGACACCGATCGGTGCCTGGCCAAATTTACGCAAGTCGAGAATAGGAAAATGTTATTCCTTGTTGATCAGTATCATTTGTTACAGTTTGATCGGTTTCATGCTCGTGTCTTGTAGCATATTCCTGATGGTGGAAATCAACAACATATATAACAAACTCAAAATGGTGGGTCCATTGAGTTTCTTCGTGATGACaatcatgaaatattattttctattgttcCATGAAAATGATATACGTGAAGGTATCGAACGTATCGAATGGGACTGGAAGAACGTTAAACACCAGGAAGATAGAAACATTATGATTACGTATGCGAATTATGGAAGAAAATTGGCGTTCATTTGCTTCTTTTTCATGTTATGtgctttcatattttattttcttattcaacCGTTCGGCGGGGGAAAAATAGTGGATGGAAACTTGACATTTATACAATTGCCATTCCCTATATCGATTTTGATCGCCGACGTGCGTGACAGTCCCTACAATGAAATCATGTTGTCCATTCAAATTCTGACAGGTATCGTGATGAACGCTATAAGATCGGCTATTTGCAGTGTAGCCGCTGTGTTTGCAATACATGCATGTGGACAAATGCAGGTGTTGATGAATTGGTTGAATCACTTAGTGGAGGGTCGATCGGACATGAGCAAGAAAATAGATGACAGAATTGCAAATATTGTGATTCAACACGACCGGATATTGAA ATTTTTGGCACTTACAGAAAGAGCGCTTCAACAAATATcttttgtagaatttttagGCTGTACTGCGAATATGTGTCTTCTCGGATATTATCTAATTGTG GAATGGAATCCGAAGGAATTAATAGTTTCATTTACTTACATAGCAATAATCGCATCGattactttcaatattttcatattttgttatataggCGAATTGGTTGCCGAACAG ACTGAAAAGGTTGGAGAAGTGGCATATATGATAGAATGGTACCGAATAAGAGGCAAGAAAAAGCTTTGTTGTGTTTTAATCATTGCAATGTCCAattcatcgataaaatttacagCTGGAAATATGGTTGAATTATCCATCTATACTTTTAGTGAT TATATTCAGTATCTAGCCGACTATCGAGTGTcaacaatggaaaaaaatcgGTCGATCATCGGCCACGATGATTATGAGAGGAACGTGAATTTGAGCATACGGTGGAATCGTTTTCTCTTGAAATCTCTCGGCACATGGCCAAATTTACGCGAGTCAAGAATAGGGAAATGTTATTCCGTGTTGATCGGTATCGTTTGTTACGGTTTGATCAGTTTCATGCTCACGTCGTCCAACATGTTCCTGGTTGTCGAGGTGAAGGATACGTACAACAGGATCAAAATGATCGGCCCGTTGAGTTTCTTCGCCATGAcgctgataaaatattattttctaacatTTCACGAAGAGAACATTCGCAAAGGTATCGAGCACATCGAATGGGATTGGAAAAACGTGAAACATGAAGAGGACAAGAGAATCATGATCGAGTATGCGAATTACGGAAAGAAATTAGCAttgatttctatctttttcgtGTACAGTGCGTTcgtcttttattatttcgttgtgCCTATCAGCGTGGGTAAAATAAGGGATGAAAATTTAACGTTTATACCGTTACCGTTCCCTTCTTCGAAATTGATCGCTGATATGCGTCAGAGCCCCGCTAACGAGATTTTATTCTCCGTTCAAGTTTTATCAGGTGTTATCATACACGCAATAACAGCAACGGCGGTTAGTATAGCAGCCGTGTTTGCGGTGCACGCATGCGGACAGATGCAAATGTTAATGAATTGGTTGGAATGTTTGGTGGATGGCCGATCGGATATGAATAAAATCGTGGATAAGAGAATCGCAAAAATTGTGGTTCAACATGATCGGATATTGAA ATTTTTGGCACTTACAGAAAGGGCGCTTCAACAAATATCCTTTGTAGAATTTTTAGGCTGTACAATGAATATGTGTCTTcttggatattatttaatagtg gAATGGAATCCGAAAGAAATATCACTTTCGTTAACTTACATTTCATTACTCATATCGTTCACcttcaacatttttatattttgttatataggTGATCTGGTTGCCGAACAG TGTCAAAAAGTTGGAGAAATGACATATATGATCGAGTGGTACCGATTAACAGGCAAGAAAAAACTTTGCTGCGTTTTAATCATTGCAATGTCCAattcatcgataaaatttacagCTGGAAATATGGttgaattatctatttatacttttagtgac TAA
- the Or30 gene encoding odorant receptor 30 isoform X1: MKNQQVVITQDDYKRKTNLSIQWNRWLLTPIGAWPNLRKSRIGKCYSLLISIICYSLIGFMLVSCSIFLMVEINNIYNKLKMVGPLSFFVMTIMKYYFLLFHENDIREGIERIEWDWKNVKHQEDRNIMITYANYGRKLAFICFFFMLCAFIFYFLIQPFGGGKIVDGNLTFIQLPFPISILIADVRDSPYNEIMLSIQILTGIVMNAIRSAICSVAAVFAIHACGQMQVLMNWLNHLVEGRSDMSKKIDDRIANIVIQHDRILKFLALTERALQQISFVEFLGCTANMCLLGYYLIVEWNPKELIVSFTYIAIIASITFNIFIFCYIGELVAEQTEKVGEVAYMIEWYRIRGKKKLCCVLIIAMSNSSIKFTAGNMVELSIYTFSDYIQYLADYRVSTMEKNRSIIGHDDYERNVNLSIRWNRFLLKSLGTWPNLRESRIGKCYSVLIGIVCYGLISFMLTSSNMFLVVEVKDTYNRIKMIGPLSFFAMTLIKYYFLTFHEENIRKGIEHIEWDWKNVKHEEDKRIMIEYANYGKKLALISIFFVYSAFVFYYFVVPISVGKIRDENLTFIPLPFPSSKLIADMRQSPANEILFSVQVLSGVIIHAITATAVSIAAVFAVHACGQMQMLMNWLECLVDGRSDMNKIVDKRIAKIVVQHDRILKFLALTERALQQISFVEFLGCTMNMCLLGYYLIVEWNPKEISLSLTYISLLISFTFNIFIFCYIGDLVAEQCQKVGEMTYMIEWYRLTGKKKLCCVLIIAMSNSSIKFTAGNMVELSIYTFSDVVKTSVAFLNMLRALT, translated from the exons ATGAAAAATCAGCAAGTCGTCATCACTCAGGATGACTATAAGAGGAAGACGAATTTGAGCATACAGTGGAATCGGTGGCTGTTGACACCGATCGGTGCCTGGCCAAATTTACGCAAGTCGAGAATAGGAAAATGTTATTCCTTGTTGATCAGTATCATTTGTTACAGTTTGATCGGTTTCATGCTCGTGTCTTGTAGCATATTCCTGATGGTGGAAATCAACAACATATATAACAAACTCAAAATGGTGGGTCCATTGAGTTTCTTCGTGATGACaatcatgaaatattattttctattgttcCATGAAAATGATATACGTGAAGGTATCGAACGTATCGAATGGGACTGGAAGAACGTTAAACACCAGGAAGATAGAAACATTATGATTACGTATGCGAATTATGGAAGAAAATTGGCGTTCATTTGCTTCTTTTTCATGTTATGtgctttcatattttattttcttattcaacCGTTCGGCGGGGGAAAAATAGTGGATGGAAACTTGACATTTATACAATTGCCATTCCCTATATCGATTTTGATCGCCGACGTGCGTGACAGTCCCTACAATGAAATCATGTTGTCCATTCAAATTCTGACAGGTATCGTGATGAACGCTATAAGATCGGCTATTTGCAGTGTAGCCGCTGTGTTTGCAATACATGCATGTGGACAAATGCAGGTGTTGATGAATTGGTTGAATCACTTAGTGGAGGGTCGATCGGACATGAGCAAGAAAATAGATGACAGAATTGCAAATATTGTGATTCAACACGACCGGATATTGAA ATTTTTGGCACTTACAGAAAGAGCGCTTCAACAAATATcttttgtagaatttttagGCTGTACTGCGAATATGTGTCTTCTCGGATATTATCTAATTGTG GAATGGAATCCGAAGGAATTAATAGTTTCATTTACTTACATAGCAATAATCGCATCGattactttcaatattttcatattttgttatataggCGAATTGGTTGCCGAACAG ACTGAAAAGGTTGGAGAAGTGGCATATATGATAGAATGGTACCGAATAAGAGGCAAGAAAAAGCTTTGTTGTGTTTTAATCATTGCAATGTCCAattcatcgataaaatttacagCTGGAAATATGGTTGAATTATCCATCTATACTTTTAGTGAT TATATTCAGTATCTAGCCGACTATCGAGTGTcaacaatggaaaaaaatcgGTCGATCATCGGCCACGATGATTATGAGAGGAACGTGAATTTGAGCATACGGTGGAATCGTTTTCTCTTGAAATCTCTCGGCACATGGCCAAATTTACGCGAGTCAAGAATAGGGAAATGTTATTCCGTGTTGATCGGTATCGTTTGTTACGGTTTGATCAGTTTCATGCTCACGTCGTCCAACATGTTCCTGGTTGTCGAGGTGAAGGATACGTACAACAGGATCAAAATGATCGGCCCGTTGAGTTTCTTCGCCATGAcgctgataaaatattattttctaacatTTCACGAAGAGAACATTCGCAAAGGTATCGAGCACATCGAATGGGATTGGAAAAACGTGAAACATGAAGAGGACAAGAGAATCATGATCGAGTATGCGAATTACGGAAAGAAATTAGCAttgatttctatctttttcgtGTACAGTGCGTTcgtcttttattatttcgttgtgCCTATCAGCGTGGGTAAAATAAGGGATGAAAATTTAACGTTTATACCGTTACCGTTCCCTTCTTCGAAATTGATCGCTGATATGCGTCAGAGCCCCGCTAACGAGATTTTATTCTCCGTTCAAGTTTTATCAGGTGTTATCATACACGCAATAACAGCAACGGCGGTTAGTATAGCAGCCGTGTTTGCGGTGCACGCATGCGGACAGATGCAAATGTTAATGAATTGGTTGGAATGTTTGGTGGATGGCCGATCGGATATGAATAAAATCGTGGATAAGAGAATCGCAAAAATTGTGGTTCAACATGATCGGATATTGAA ATTTTTGGCACTTACAGAAAGGGCGCTTCAACAAATATCCTTTGTAGAATTTTTAGGCTGTACAATGAATATGTGTCTTcttggatattatttaatagtg gAATGGAATCCGAAAGAAATATCACTTTCGTTAACTTACATTTCATTACTCATATCGTTCACcttcaacatttttatattttgttatataggTGATCTGGTTGCCGAACAG TGTCAAAAAGTTGGAGAAATGACATATATGATCGAGTGGTACCGATTAACAGGCAAGAAAAAACTTTGCTGCGTTTTAATCATTGCAATGTCCAattcatcgataaaatttacagCTGGAAATATGGttgaattatctatttatacttttagtgac GTTGTAAAAACGTCGGTggcttttttaaatatgttgcGAGCATTGACTTAa
- the Or30 gene encoding odorant receptor 30 isoform X3 yields MKNQQVVITQDDYKRKTNLSIQWNRWLLTPIGAWPNLRKSRIGKCYSLLISIICYSLIGFMLVSCSIFLMVEINNIYNKLKMVGPLSFFVMTIMKYYFLLFHENDIREGIERIEWDWKNVKHQEDRNIMITYANYGRKLAFICFFFMLCAFIFYFLIQPFGGGKIVDGNLTFIQLPFPISILIADVRDSPYNEIMLSIQILTGIVMNAIRSAICSVAAVFAIHACGQMQVLMNWLNHLVEGRSDMSKKIDDRIANIVIQHDRILKFLALTERALQQISFVEFLGCTANMCLLGYYLIVEWNPKELIVSFTYIAIIASITFNIFIFCYIGELVAEQTEKVGEVAYMIEWYRIRGKKKLCCVLIIAMSNSSIKFTAGNMVELSIYTFSDVVKTSVAFLNMLRALT; encoded by the exons ATGAAAAATCAGCAAGTCGTCATCACTCAGGATGACTATAAGAGGAAGACGAATTTGAGCATACAGTGGAATCGGTGGCTGTTGACACCGATCGGTGCCTGGCCAAATTTACGCAAGTCGAGAATAGGAAAATGTTATTCCTTGTTGATCAGTATCATTTGTTACAGTTTGATCGGTTTCATGCTCGTGTCTTGTAGCATATTCCTGATGGTGGAAATCAACAACATATATAACAAACTCAAAATGGTGGGTCCATTGAGTTTCTTCGTGATGACaatcatgaaatattattttctattgttcCATGAAAATGATATACGTGAAGGTATCGAACGTATCGAATGGGACTGGAAGAACGTTAAACACCAGGAAGATAGAAACATTATGATTACGTATGCGAATTATGGAAGAAAATTGGCGTTCATTTGCTTCTTTTTCATGTTATGtgctttcatattttattttcttattcaacCGTTCGGCGGGGGAAAAATAGTGGATGGAAACTTGACATTTATACAATTGCCATTCCCTATATCGATTTTGATCGCCGACGTGCGTGACAGTCCCTACAATGAAATCATGTTGTCCATTCAAATTCTGACAGGTATCGTGATGAACGCTATAAGATCGGCTATTTGCAGTGTAGCCGCTGTGTTTGCAATACATGCATGTGGACAAATGCAGGTGTTGATGAATTGGTTGAATCACTTAGTGGAGGGTCGATCGGACATGAGCAAGAAAATAGATGACAGAATTGCAAATATTGTGATTCAACACGACCGGATATTGAA ATTTTTGGCACTTACAGAAAGAGCGCTTCAACAAATATcttttgtagaatttttagGCTGTACTGCGAATATGTGTCTTCTCGGATATTATCTAATTGTG GAATGGAATCCGAAGGAATTAATAGTTTCATTTACTTACATAGCAATAATCGCATCGattactttcaatattttcatattttgttatataggCGAATTGGTTGCCGAACAG ACTGAAAAGGTTGGAGAAGTGGCATATATGATAGAATGGTACCGAATAAGAGGCAAGAAAAAGCTTTGTTGTGTTTTAATCATTGCAATGTCCAattcatcgataaaatttacagCTGGAAATATGGTTGAATTATCCATCTATACTTTTAGTGAT GTCGTTAAAACCTCAGTggcttttttaaatatgttacgAGCATtgacttaa
- the Or30 gene encoding odorant receptor 30, with translation MEKNRSIIGHDDYERNVNLSIRWNRFLLKSLGTWPNLRESRIGKCYSVLIGIVCYGLISFMLTSSNMFLVVEVKDTYNRIKMIGPLSFFAMTLIKYYFLTFHEENIRKGIEHIEWDWKNVKHEEDKRIMIEYANYGKKLALISIFFVYSAFVFYYFVVPISVGKIRDENLTFIPLPFPSSKLIADMRQSPANEILFSVQVLSGVIIHAITATAVSIAAVFAVHACGQMQMLMNWLECLVDGRSDMNKIVDKRIAKIVVQHDRILKFLALTERALQQISFVEFLGCTMNMCLLGYYLIVEWNPKEISLSLTYISLLISFTFNIFIFCYIGDLVAEQCQKVGEMTYMIEWYRLTGKKKLCCVLIIAMSNSSIKFTAGNMVELSIYTFSDVVKTSVAFLNMLRALT, from the exons atggaaaaaaatcgGTCGATCATCGGCCACGATGATTATGAGAGGAACGTGAATTTGAGCATACGGTGGAATCGTTTTCTCTTGAAATCTCTCGGCACATGGCCAAATTTACGCGAGTCAAGAATAGGGAAATGTTATTCCGTGTTGATCGGTATCGTTTGTTACGGTTTGATCAGTTTCATGCTCACGTCGTCCAACATGTTCCTGGTTGTCGAGGTGAAGGATACGTACAACAGGATCAAAATGATCGGCCCGTTGAGTTTCTTCGCCATGAcgctgataaaatattattttctaacatTTCACGAAGAGAACATTCGCAAAGGTATCGAGCACATCGAATGGGATTGGAAAAACGTGAAACATGAAGAGGACAAGAGAATCATGATCGAGTATGCGAATTACGGAAAGAAATTAGCAttgatttctatctttttcgtGTACAGTGCGTTcgtcttttattatttcgttgtgCCTATCAGCGTGGGTAAAATAAGGGATGAAAATTTAACGTTTATACCGTTACCGTTCCCTTCTTCGAAATTGATCGCTGATATGCGTCAGAGCCCCGCTAACGAGATTTTATTCTCCGTTCAAGTTTTATCAGGTGTTATCATACACGCAATAACAGCAACGGCGGTTAGTATAGCAGCCGTGTTTGCGGTGCACGCATGCGGACAGATGCAAATGTTAATGAATTGGTTGGAATGTTTGGTGGATGGCCGATCGGATATGAATAAAATCGTGGATAAGAGAATCGCAAAAATTGTGGTTCAACATGATCGGATATTGAA ATTTTTGGCACTTACAGAAAGGGCGCTTCAACAAATATCCTTTGTAGAATTTTTAGGCTGTACAATGAATATGTGTCTTcttggatattatttaatagtg gAATGGAATCCGAAAGAAATATCACTTTCGTTAACTTACATTTCATTACTCATATCGTTCACcttcaacatttttatattttgttatataggTGATCTGGTTGCCGAACAG TGTCAAAAAGTTGGAGAAATGACATATATGATCGAGTGGTACCGATTAACAGGCAAGAAAAAACTTTGCTGCGTTTTAATCATTGCAATGTCCAattcatcgataaaatttacagCTGGAAATATGGttgaattatctatttatacttttagtgac GTTGTAAAAACGTCGGTggcttttttaaatatgttgcGAGCATTGACTTAa
- the LOC726097 gene encoding uncharacterized protein LOC726097: MNVLLLLEIFDSDISTSSIDTMTSKSVISEESFDSLCDYSLQLNRWLLKPIGAWPSSSSSSKLERIVSFFLIVLCYGFILFTVIPSLFHIVLEDENLHMKLKVFGPLSHWFIGGINYTTLLLQNKEIQYCVEHMQTDWKIVNRAKDQQVMMKYAKIGRYIAALCAIFMQTGVLTYCVVTAFSTRIIEIGNETRIVHMLPCPVYKELISIDTSPTNEIVLISQFVSGFIVNSIAVGAISIGAVFTAHACGQLTIIKRWIREYINRSKDNNKNVVINEIGEIVEYHLRILNFIEGIEDVLNRFCFMELFKSTLDISMLGYYILTEWADHDIRNLTTYFMILTSMSFNIFIICYIGDILMEQCRKVGEVLYMTNWYYLPYKDILDLILIISRSNAVIKITAGKLTNMSIYTFGNVMKTTFTYFNLLRHVT, from the exons ATGAACGTACTCcttttattggaaatattcgaTTCAGACATTTCCACAAGTTCGATAGACACGATGACGAGCAAGTCTGTAATATCGGAAGAAAGTTTTGATAGTCTATGCGATTATAGCTTGCAATTAAATCGATGGTTGTTGAAACCAATTGGCGCATGGCCTTCCTCATCCTCAAGTTCAAAACTCGAAAGAATCgtctcgttttttttaatcgtactCTGTTACGGCTTTATATTGTTCACCGTGATCCCATCTTTGTTTCACATCGTTCTCGAAGACGAAAATCTACATATGAAATTGAAAGTGTTCGGCCCACTGAGTCATTGGTTCATAGGTGGAATTAATTATACCACGTTGTTACTACAAAATAAGGAAATACAGTATTGTGTGGAACACATGCAAACAGATTGGAAGATCGTGAACAGAGCGAAGGATCAACAAGTTATGatgaaatatgcaaaaataggGCGGTACATCGCTGCTTTGTGCGCCATTTTCATGCAAACTGGTGTTCTCACCTATTGCGTGGTAACTGCGTTCTCCACGCGGATTATAGAAATCGGTAACGAGACAAGGATCGTTCATATGTTGCCGTGTCCGGTGTACAAAGAATTAATCTCGATTGATACGAGTCCAACAAATGAAATTGTCCTCATTTCCCAATTTGTGTCTGGATTTATAGTAAACTCGATCGCGGTTGGCGCCATCAGCATTGGCGCTGTATTCACAGCTCACGCTTGTGGCCAACtgacaataattaaaagatggaTTCGTGAATACataaatcgatcgaaggataataataagaacGTTGTAATTAATGAGATAGGCGAGATCGTCGAATATCATCTCAGGATTTTGAA TTTTATAGAAGGTATCGAGGATGTGTTGAATCGATTTTGCTTTATGGAATTATTCAAAAGTACGTTAGATATATCTATGCTtggatattatattcttacg gaATGGGCCGATCATGATATTCGTAATTTGACTACGTACTTCATGATATTAACGTCTAtgagtttcaatatttttataatatgttatattggTGATATACTAATGGAACAG tGTAGAAAAGTTGGTGAAGTACTTTATATGACAAACTGGTATTATTTACCTTATAAAGACATTCTTGATTTGATTCTGATTATCTCAAGATCCAATGCCGTTATTAAAATCACAGCTGGCAAACTAACTAATATGTCGATATACACATTTGGCAAT GTAATGAAAACAACTTTTACATACTTCAATCTATTACGACATGTGACGTGA